Genomic window (Ailuropoda melanoleuca isolate Jingjing chromosome 7, ASM200744v2, whole genome shotgun sequence):
GCTGTGGGTGCTGTCTGTCCCTCCGCCAGGCTATGGGCTCAGAGGGTGGGCACCGTGTCTCTTTCCTGTGACAATGCACGGCAGAGCCTGGCAGAGGGCTTAAacatagcaggtgcttaataCGTGGTCATCGAAGAATGAACAAGCATACAAACTTCATTAAATTTGATTTCGTAGGTCAAGTAGAGTAGAGACAGGGTCTAGGAAGGATAtcgtctttttttaaatacatacttcCTAACTGGTGATAGGGttgtccctgcctctctcttacTGGAGAAGTACAGGTTCAAATGCTAATGGCAGGCAGACGCTAAGACGGAAACCCCTCAGTGCTCTGTCCTTGACGAGCTTGTGTCTAACACCGCTCCTGCGGGAACCAAGCACACTGCAAGGGAGCCAGACAAGGACAAAATCAGTCTTACGCAGCTGCATAACCGTACCCAGGACTGTTCCCGCGTCGTTCTTGGGCACTTAACACCAGATCAAGGGCAGATCAAGTAAATAATCGAGATATTAAATAAAGTGACCGGAAGAGAGTGTGGCACTtacccttccccaccctctttcAAGCACCCTAACGATCTGTCACAGCTGACCAGAAACCAGCTCTGTTGCTGTCATCCCATGGATGCCGTATAAAAAGTTCACTTAGCTGTATCTCCAGCGAAGCCAACAAGTGAATTCAGGAGCCTTGTAAATGAATTACTGGTCTAGCGCGGATACCAAATGGAatccattatttttcctttgcaggAAACACACATTATCAAGAGGCAGAGCTCGGACTATATAACACAAAAATCTGCTGGATGACATCTTCCAGTGAATCAATATTCTCTGGGGATTTTCAGAGCTCAAGAACAGCAATATATCCTTTTTCTGAGCGCTTAAAGTGCCTCTTTTTTGGAAGCAGGGACCCAGCACAATCCCATTGGAACAATGTACCTAAGCCTGAATCCATCGCTGGGAAAGGTAAGAAAAGCAGTAGAATCCTGCAAATGACACGGTTCATTTCAAGCAGGAGTTTGCTACTGCCGGAGGCTTCGGAATGTCAGGGGCTGGCTTTCCATGTGATTACATACCAGCAGGGTAACTCCGAACTCAGAAATTTAAATCTCCCTTCGTTCTGGAGAAGTTACTACTGTGTAATCACAAAATGAttattctatttgtttgtttcctggattTATCCAAGATAAATCTGGGAGAATAATATTCACTCCATAGCCATTAGCTAAGGAAATACTGAAGGATCTGCATAGAACTGAAGGGGTTTATTTCTGAAtgattattctgaattttcagTTAGAATCTGTTCATATGTCCCCAATTTCATCTGGAACAGGTTATCCCTTGCAAGTTACTTCGTTCAAAGTACAATTGTGTTTGACCTGTAATTAGGAAAATGAGATTTAGGgtttaaagtgaaagaaaatttcatttttctttttagacgTTCCATTTACAATAAAGTTAACCAAAGAGCCCTTCTAACCACCTGACAATAAACAGAGATCATGGCTTGGTTTGGAAAACTTTCATTACAAATGTAATAGGGCCATTTGAACACCCCCATAGGTGCCAGGCACTTCTGAGGAGCCCACTCCATGGTCAATCAGAACCTATTAAAATTCACTCACATCATAGATTAAACAAATCTGAATGTAGCTCTGAAAGTTTAGTTGAGTTGAAATGAAAGTACATTTTCTAGGTATTTAAGCGTTTTcctccaatttttaaattttcttctattttgaagacagtaactttttctttcccctaggTCTCAAAAACCTTCTGATGGCCTTGAAAAGCTAGGGGTGGCAGACATTGAGTTTACCAAGCCTAATGGATACATCGGCTCTGCACATCAGCTCCCGAGTTCCTACTTTTGCAGGTGATACTTGCCAACTGAGTTCAGTTAATAACTTTCTCAGttccttagtttctttctttttttttttttttaagattttatttatttatttgacagagagagagagacaggcagtgagagagggaacacaagcagggagagtgggagaggaagaagcaggctcccagtggaggagcctgatgcggggctcgatcccagaacggcaggatcacgccttgagctgaaggcagacgctcaatgactgagccacccaggcgccccatcagttcTTTAGTTTCTTGGTCCATTAAAAAGAACCACACACCTAGAGATTCTCAGTACATCAGCTAATCTGTATGATATCTAGGACGAAGTGATCTCCTAGGGATATAAAACCCTGAGTACTTTAACATCAATTAGAATTTGTTTTTCAAGGTCAATTTGGACAGCAAGGTATGTTTTTCTGAgtaaaaacaaataggaaaaacagATCTATGTGAAAAGCGGTTCTGATTCAATGGTATATTTGCGTTTTACTGCTCAGTCACAAAGACATGATCTAACACCCAACGAGAGGCTGTCAAGCGTAGCTTAAGTCTGGAGCTGTGTATGAAGCTCTGGATCGAGCGGAGCTGGAACCTAAGATTTCTCTGCCGTAGTACTGCTCAGTTTTGTAGGAATTCTGCTGTGATGATTGCAGCTCTAGCTTTTTGCTCAGTTACTCAAATCCGCATCATTTCTTTGGCTGACAGGAGTCGCCTCATCAGGTCTGCGAGCTTTTCCAGCCAAACCCCAAGCTTCAGCTGCACTTTGCTGAAGTGTCTAGGATAATAGATTCCAGGCGCCTTGGCTCACAGACTTGGAGACCAACACTGCCCAACAACTCATCCCAGGCATGTCTCTGAATGTCCAAAATCACGGGCCTGGCATTTTCTCTTGAAGATACTCTGCTTTGCTAAAAGAACCCCCTGTGCATAGGCccagatttcattttaaagtccAGTTATAAAAGCTTTAAATCTAGTCTCCGAAGTTCTGGATCATACCATCAGGATGAACCAGAACTCACAGTGTGAACAAGAGTAATGTTGCATTTAAACTTCAGCCCAGTGGTGAGAGGCCTCACTAGGGAAGAGGCAGACGGGAGAAAGGAGGATGGAGGGAAACATGGGTCTGAACCTCATTTCGCACTTTGAGCCCTTCCAACTTATACAACCCCATTACAAAGGGGCTGGAGAGAAAACCTTATCGTGGTGGGTGTCCGTTGAGGGTGAAGCTCAGGGGTCAAAGCCCGGAAGGAGGTTTTGATAAGTGACCTCCAtttacctattcattcattcattcattcaccaaacgTTCTAGCACCTACTGGGTTCCGAGCCCCTTGTCACGCAGTTGGTCTAACTATTCCCTAAGGATGTGACTTTCCGTTTTTCCCAGAGACAAAGGCCCCATTCTCTCCTGGGGAGGCTCTTCCGGGCCTCGGTGGTATCCCCAGCAGCCACTCCCAGAGGGGCCACCACCACCCCGGCCCTCGCCGCCCACCGGAGCACCGCGAGGTCCTCTCGTCCCCGAGCCGGGCTCTNCCCAGCCGGCCCTGCCCCGCTCGGCCCGGTCGGCGCCGCCCCCGCCTTACCAGGGTTTTGGCTACGTTCCCCCTCTGGGTGATGTTTTTGCTGTGCTTCTCGTTGGCCATCCGGATCCGCTGTTTGGCCACCATGGCTTGGGCTCGAGGAAATGCTCTCGATTCCCACCTGCAAGAATACCCCCGCGTTAGCCCCCCGACAGGGCCGCGCGCGTCCCGCCCGCTGCGGGCGCTGCAAGGTGGTAAGGCGCGGCCCCCGAGTCCCGCTCACCCCGCTCCCCTGCCCCCAATGAGCCGGCTCCAGAGAGAGGCCAGAGCCCGGACGGAAGTAATCTTTCATCTCAGGAAACCCTCTCCTACTTCCTCGCCATCCTTCCGGTCCCCCCTGCTACCTAACCAGCGCGGCCCCGAGGCTGGCGCTGCCGCGCGTCCTCCCCGCACTGGGCGGCCAGAGCGCAGCACGCGGAGCCACTCGGCCCGGGCCCCAGCCGCCAGGTCCGGATCCCGTGACCGAACGCGGCGGGGCCGAGGGTTCCGGCGGGCCCCCGGCTTTGTGCGCTCATAGGGGCGGGGGCGCCACTGCTCCGGGACTCCAGGGCCCGGGGCCCACCGAGGCCCGAGGCCCGGGGCCCGGATTGGGGCGGCCGCGCTTTAAGCCAGGTCGTGCGGTCTCTCCTGCACCGCTGACTCCAGACCGAGAGTGCACTGGAGACGGCAGCTGGCGGGCCTAGGGGGGTCCTCAAAAGACAAGTAGAACCAGGGCAAAGCTGGGCCCATGCTGTTGGGGGACAGTCCGAAGAATCTCCCCTTCAGGTGTTTGGAGACGGGCCCTGTGCGAGGGAAACCCATTGCAGGACCTTTCTCAAGTACTGCAGAAAGGGCTGGAATTTCCTGAGGATGGGGATAAGTGGGATGGAGTTGGGGTAGCTCATCTTGCCTGGGTAGCTGAGGGGGTTACGAGGAGGAGGACTGCCAGCAACTCATCTGAGTGGAAAGTGGAGAAAGATTGCGGGGCTGCAGCCCAGCCAGATTTGACCGTCACTACCCTAAGTTGGGTGGCTTTGACCGGCTTTGGCTCCCCACCGGCCTGGGGCAGTTTGAACCTCCTCCAGCCACTCTTGTCCCGAGGGATGTGAACTGGGCGTTCCTTGCACTAGAGGCATAAAAACTGGAATGTATGTGACTCACAGACCCTGGTGTCAGGGCCCTACACATGGCTTCTTCCGGGGCAGGGGGGAAAGGGGTTCAGTCCCTCACTTTTCCTTGTGCTGCATGACTTAAAGTGAGCTCTTAGAAGCTCAGAAGAGTGGTGAAGGGAAACATTAGCCTGGAAGATTTGAGGCGGTGGGAAATGGTGGGGAACAACTGGGGTATTAGACTTTCGCTACTGCACCCTGGGCCTTCCCTTGCAGGTATCCATAGGGTTCTGTGTGGATAGAATTTCCTGATGTCAGTAGGAATTTAGAGAgagctccttctttctttcaagggCTCTTTACTAAGCTtgtcctcaccctcctccccataTGCCGTCGTTCAATATAGACGGTCTGGGGGCTGCTTTTGGTAACCCAGAAGAAGACAGAATCCACCCAGCATCGTTTAGTAAGTCTGGGTCATTACTTGTTCTACTCTGAAGGTCGGTTAAGTTTCCAAACTAGTTTccaccaacatcaccaccaccattacaGGACCACAAACCAAGCAGGCCCATTATAAACAAGACTTGTGCTTTTAGTAATGATTAGCTCTTTCGGTGGGGAGAACAGAGAGGgccacccctgcctctgggacACATGCTGAGCCCTGTCACAGTGTGAGGCCCGGAAAGTGCCTCTCCCTGAGTCACCTTTCTCAGGTCTTGCCCAGGTGCCTGGTAGAAGGTGGATTCCTGCCTGAGTTGAGTAGAGGCCTGACTCTGAGGAACAGTAAGGGAAAGATACATAGATGGTTGTCCCTTTGGGCCTGCCAGCAGAAACGTGTTCTTAATGGAGAGAAGCCCGCCTTCCCACAGGCTCAGGTGAGCCCCCTATTcgggaaaaaaattctttcttgacccCTGATTCCTGCTTGATAGTGGCTGATTTCACTTTTTCTGGCTATGCTTCGCttttacatcattttaaatttgttcgTTTTAATTATACGTAGCCTGCATACTCAACAGTCGACATGCAAACAGAAATAGGGTATACAGTGAAGACTAAAGgtttttctctgcctccctcactaATAATGCCCATGGGTCCTAGGTAACCCTTCCAGTGTTTTTTATTCATATGTATAGCTGCCAGTATATTTCCTTTCTAGAAACAAGCAAAATCATACTATACAAAGTATGCTGTCACTTACTCCTCTCTCTTACTTTATTGACCATGTTATCACATCTACTTAtaattcatttctgctttttcatATGTGCATAATTGCCCTTTAATGATTATACAGAATATATTGAATTATTGCTAGACAGTTACTTTTcagtgtgtatgtgcgtgtgtgtttgccTTCAGTGCTTCGGTGCACATCCCTACACATCTACCTTTATGTGCTTGTGCAAGAGACAGCTGGGAGGGACATTGTGGCACCTTTTTAAGTCCCTTGGTAGAGAGGTTGCTGCTGGTTTGGGACGAGCCCACCTGCCGTGACTTCCTCTTTACCCGTCCATGCCCATACCTGCCCTTTGCCCTCTGTAGGCAGGCCTGCCCCTCGGGTAGATTTCAGGCCTATTTCTTGCCTTGAACATCAGCATTATTAGCTAGGAGAGGTTTTTCCCTTCCACCTTGGATTCTGTCCCTTCCTCTACTTGGCCTTCTGCCTGACATGAGCTAGAAGTTGAGCTGGCTCATCCCAGAGGCCTTTCTGCAGGGAAGCTGGGGCCAGGGCCTGAAGCCGTGTCCCAGGGGAGTTCCAGAGTAACCACGGGGCTAAGAAGGAGCGAGACCTGGGGTCATCTTGCTTTCTGGAGGTGGGAGGACTTTGGGGAGGAGTGGAAACTTGATCAAGAGTTCAGAGTTCCCTTGGGTTGACTCGTGCTGGGAAGCAGGAATTTTATAACATGCTGGTAGCATGCGGTGTTCAAGCACAGCTTCTAAGATTGCCCCAGGGAAAGTAGCAGGAAGCGGCTAAATGATTAAGATTTAATTCTGGCCGGTAATTTTTTCGACCTTTAGAGCAAGAATCCTAACAAGCCCTACTTACATTAATCATGAGCCTGCCCCGCTTAGGTACGGGGGGCGTGACTGTAGACACTTGGTCCTACCCGTCTTTACAAATGGTGAATTATCGAAGTGCACAGATGCCACACTATGAAGTGGTGACGCAGCAGATGCCTGTCATTTGTCTGCGGCTGACCAGCATGCCGATCTGTCTTCTATTTGGGGGACTCTCCCATTGTGTGAGGTAGGACCTCCTTTCCCACTGTGGGAGCCCAATGGGACAGACAGGGCATAGCTTGCTTCATCGTGCTTTGCATTATCACGCATCATGGCAGATATTATGGTTTTTACAAACAAGGTTTCTGGTTTCTTTATTCCAACAACATTTGCTTATTTCAGGTCTCTGTGTTGCATTTTGGCAGTTCTTGCAATATTcacactttttcattattttatctgcTACGGTTATCTGTGATCATTGTGCACAACTCACCGAAAGCTCACATGACGGTTAGCACgttttagcaatgaagtatttttaaagtaaggtgTGTACATTTTTTTGGAGGTAATGCCGTGGCACACTTAATAGATTACAGTACAGTGTAACATAACTTTgatatgcactgggaaacaaaaaagttcatttgactcactttatccattttattgtaGGAGCCCGGATGGAACCTGTGGTATCGCCGAGGTTTATTCCTGTACTTGGCTGGGGGGTGTGGCCCCGCTTGGCCAATCATCTGCTCCCTTTGGAACTTCGAATTTTGAACAAGCAGtacaaaaaccaaaagacaagTTAATGTTCACCCTGGTGGTGGGGTACCACAAGGTAAGCAGTATTCAGCGATGGGAggtggtggggtggagggggtagGGGTGGGTTGGTAGAGCCCACTTGTTTCATGGTACCTGAAATTCTTGAActccttttctgcttccataAGCCAGAGTTTATTTGTGGTGTTTACGTCCCAGAACACTGACTCGTGTAcatgaaaacagacaaaaacccaGACGGTCTTGCTTGGTCATTTCCCCTTCCAAATCTAGAATGATTGTCATGTCACTGCTTGAAGCCTTCGGACATTGTTAGCCAGTGGTCTTTTCTCACCAAGGGGGACTGAGTCTAGAGGCCTTGGTGACAAGTGTTGTGGGGGGCCGGTTCCGGAGTACAGATGGGGACGGTAGGCAGACCACCTGCTTGAATAAAGCCAGCAGATCACCAACACTTCAATACTTGCAGTTTCTTCTTCATCCAAATCATTTCCAGTACTGCCAGAGAAGAGAACAATTTGGCGGCTCTCAACATCGTCTCCTTTCGTACATGTGATGTTCTGGTGCAAATGTTCACAAAGATGTCTCAACAGTaggcagagaaaaatgagaagacagcTGACGGCCAACGTTATCTGCTGTATGCATTGGAGTCAACTCAATGCACTAGATTCTGATTTCATGAAGTCATGCCACATTGTCACTGGAAGGAAACTCAGAGGGGCATTGGTTcggtgtttattgagcatctactgtatgccaggcactgttttcgACGCCGAGAAGTTGATGATTGATACAAGAGCTTCTGCCTCTAGGGAGCTCGCAGTTGTGtggaggagacaaagaaggaaacatgGGGAGGCTGCCCTCATTTCATCAGTGAGCTAAAGCCTAGGGATTGCCAAAGAAATTGTAGCAGAATTGAAGGCAGAATCGAGGCCTCTTGGCTTCCCATTCTCTCAAGGGAAACATTTACCAGGTATACTCGACAGGGAGCCAGGGTGACAGGGCTGAGCTTTGAGCGGCTTCTACGTGCACAAAAACtacatcatacacacacacacacacgcacgcacatgcacacttGTGCATGATAAACTCCATTTCGGACCTCCAAGGCTTGAACGTTGGTCCATAAGTGGTGGCCCAAACAGACTTTAACCATTACGATAACTATGTAATTCCTTGACCCCAGAGGTGATCAGATTAAGCCTTAAAATGCAAGATGTGATTACCCATCTCCACTCTGTAATTGGCTGGCCACATCTGTTATTAATAGCAGTCAAACCTTCATATCCCAAAGGGAAATCACATACCCCGCTATAGTACTTTCCCTAATGACTTCCCACGGCAGTCCACCCCCGGCTGAGGAGATGTGAGCTGCTTCCACACGTTGGAACCCCCCTGCTGGCTGTGCGTCGCTCGTGACCATGCCCTTGCTAAGATTGCCGCAGCGCTGTCAGGACAAAGCTACCTTGTTTCAGTTCAGTTGGGTGCGTGTTTTTAATGGCTGGAAGAGTTTCCTGGCAGGGAAGAGACAACATCAGTGATAATATCAAACATTTCCTATGAACTTCCCGAAGAGCCAGACCTTGCCAAGTATTTTCCCTACACTTTCTCACTTCTTACACAACCCTATTAAGTACATGGACCCTGGGAACTGACAAATCCCGGGTCCTCCACTTATTACTTTAGTGATCTGTCTCttttctaatctataaaatgggaatagcagTAATGTTTATTAGACACGATTGTTTTGAGATGATATGTTaaaagcactgagcacagaggttGG
Coding sequences:
- the SERP2 gene encoding stress-associated endoplasmic reticulum protein 2 isoform X4; protein product: MVAKQRIRMANEKHSKNITQRGNVAKTLRPQEEKYPVGPWLLALFVFVVCGSDMIQ